In a genomic window of Flavobacteriales bacterium TMED191:
- a CDS encoding pyridoxal-phosphate dependent enzyme, which yields MSLSNNIVYFLIKIIINIIINILNLSIPSTITKINSHLLHEKEIELFIKRDDLIHEIISGNKWRKLKYNFKEASNKGLSTILSFGGAYSNHLHALSYACNKMGFDSVGVVRGDEPNILNSTLSDCKKNKMKLIFLDRLTYRKQKYHNQLLNDFRKKNGDFYLIPEGGNNIYGVRGCQEIVEEISFDFDYFCCSVGTGCTSSGIIKSLNNKCQFIGFAPFPKVTEQKNNILKYCSPASYNNWKILPDKYFGGYSKINSNLIKFIGQFKFAHSIQLDFIYMGKLFFNLFNLIQKDYFKKKSRIVVLHSGGLQGINGFNLSK from the coding sequence ATTAGTCTTTCAAATAACATAGTTTATTTTTTAATAAAAATAATTATTAATATAATAATAAATATATTGAATTTAAGTATTCCCAGCACTATCACTAAAATAAATAGTCATCTTTTACACGAAAAAGAAATAGAATTATTTATTAAAAGAGATGATTTAATTCATGAAATTATTTCAGGAAATAAGTGGAGAAAACTGAAGTATAATTTCAAAGAAGCATCGAACAAGGGATTAAGTACTATTTTGAGTTTTGGGGGTGCATATTCTAACCATTTACATGCCCTTAGTTATGCTTGTAATAAAATGGGATTTGACTCAGTGGGGGTTGTTAGAGGTGACGAGCCAAATATTTTAAATTCAACCTTGTCTGATTGTAAAAAAAACAAAATGAAACTCATCTTCTTAGATAGATTGACATATCGTAAACAAAAATACCATAATCAATTATTAAATGATTTTAGAAAAAAAAATGGAGATTTTTATTTAATACCTGAAGGTGGTAATAATATTTATGGTGTTAGAGGATGTCAAGAAATTGTTGAAGAGATTTCTTTTGACTTTGATTACTTTTGTTGTTCAGTAGGTACAGGATGTACTTCTTCAGGCATTATTAAGTCATTAAATAATAAGTGTCAATTTATTGGTTTTGCGCCATTTCCCAAAGTCACAGAACAAAAAAATAATATTTTAAAATATTGTTCACCCGCATCATATAATAATTGGAAAATTTTACCAGATAAATATTTTGGAGGCTATAGTAAGATTAATAGTAATTTAATTAAATTTATTGGGCAATTTAAATTTGCCCATAGCATACAATTAGATTTTATTTATATGGGCAAGCTTTTTTTTAATCTCTTTAATCTCATTCAAAAGGATTATTTTAAAAAAAAATCACGCATTGTTGTTTTGCATAGTGGTGGTTTACAAGGAATTAATGGTTTTAATTTATCTAAATGA
- a CDS encoding LysM peptidoglycan-binding domain-containing protein: MKIKFLYILIAFFALCSSQTPKDYIKKFKDIAIQEMHLYQIPASITLAQGILESGSGTSALAVESNNHFGIKCHVKWNGLKTYHDDDEKQECFRKYNSPIESFRDHSLFLAERKRYSFLFELRKTDYKGWAKGLQQAGYATSKTYSKKLIELVKNYSLDQYDTKKPKKKTKFKKGNYTFKPSLNISEQNFIKYVVVQDGQSLNDIAEKYDVWLWEILKYNECNSDRILSSGEKIYLQPKRKKGAQNYHVVIRGDSMYTISQLYGIKLKNLYKLNRMSLGSEPYVGQKLNLRKKIKFN, encoded by the coding sequence ATGAAAATAAAATTCTTATATATATTGATTGCTTTTTTTGCCTTGTGTTCTTCTCAAACCCCTAAAGATTACATAAAAAAATTCAAAGATATCGCAATTCAAGAGATGCATCTTTATCAAATTCCTGCAAGTATAACTTTAGCACAAGGTATTTTAGAATCTGGTAGTGGAACAAGTGCCTTGGCAGTTGAGTCTAATAATCACTTTGGTATAAAATGTCATGTTAAATGGAATGGCTTAAAAACATATCATGATGATGATGAAAAACAAGAGTGTTTTAGAAAATACAATAGCCCAATTGAGTCCTTTAGAGATCATTCTCTTTTTTTAGCAGAAAGGAAAAGATATTCATTTTTATTTGAACTAAGAAAAACAGATTATAAAGGTTGGGCAAAAGGATTGCAGCAGGCAGGCTATGCAACTAGTAAAACATATTCTAAAAAACTAATTGAATTAGTAAAAAATTATAGCTTAGACCAGTACGACACAAAAAAACCAAAGAAAAAAACCAAATTTAAAAAAGGCAATTATACTTTTAAACCTTCCTTAAATATATCTGAGCAAAATTTCATCAAATATGTTGTTGTGCAAGATGGTCAGTCATTGAATGATATCGCTGAAAAATATGACGTCTGGTTGTGGGAGATTTTAAAATATAATGAGTGTAATAGTGATCGTATTTTAAGTTCAGGTGAGAAAATTTATTTACAACCTAAAAGAAAAAAGGGCGCCCAGAATTATCATGTAGTTATTAGAGGTGATTCAATGTATACTATTTCACAATTATATGGAATAAAATTAAAAAATCTATATAAATTGAATAGGATGTCTTTAGGATCTGAACCTTATGTAGGTCAAAAGTTAAATCTAAGAAAAAAAATAAAATTTAATTAA
- a CDS encoding ribonuclease HII → MQTKIKQYQSKELICGCDEAGRGALAGPVVAAAVILPNNFKNFGINDSKKLSQKNRIKLSAIIKKESCAWSVGIVDNSEIDKINILNASIKAMHLAVTRIIKKIKTPKKIKLLVDGNRFHKYKNINHICVIKGDQKYLSIAAASIIAKTYRDEFMCKLDGQYPNYMWKKNKGYPTKSHKAAIINNGSNKYHRTSFKLFNQQYSLDL, encoded by the coding sequence ATGCAAACTAAAATCAAACAATATCAATCTAAAGAACTAATATGTGGATGTGATGAAGCAGGTCGGGGGGCACTTGCAGGTCCAGTTGTAGCAGCAGCTGTTATTTTACCAAATAATTTTAAAAATTTCGGAATCAATGATTCAAAAAAATTATCGCAGAAAAATAGAATAAAATTAAGTGCCATAATAAAAAAAGAAAGTTGTGCATGGAGTGTTGGAATAGTAGACAATTCTGAAATTGATAAAATCAACATCCTAAATGCTTCAATAAAAGCTATGCACTTGGCAGTAACGAGGATAATAAAAAAAATTAAAACACCAAAAAAAATAAAATTACTTGTTGATGGAAATAGATTTCATAAATACAAAAATATCAATCACATATGTGTAATCAAAGGTGATCAAAAGTATTTATCTATTGCAGCTGCATCAATAATAGCTAAAACATATCGTGATGAATTTATGTGTAAATTAGATGGACAATATCCGAACTATATGTGGAAAAAAAATAAAGGATACCCAACGAAATCACACAAAGCAGCCATCATAAATAATGGTTCTAACAAGTATCATAGAACTAGTTTTAAATTATTTAACCAACAATACTCTTTAGATTTATGA
- a CDS encoding urocanate hydratase: protein MKKNIFFNTIKSGIPNKLPKKQKLNNKVNHAPAKQHNLNSAEIKLALQNALRYFPQTKHRILIKEFKKELNDFGKIYMYRFKPKYNIIARDINNFPHKSKQAAAIMLMICNNLDKKIAQHPDELITYGGNGSVFQNWAQYLLTMQYLSEMTDEQTLVLYSGHPLGLFPSHQNAPRVVVTNGMMIPNYSNPKDYNKYNALGVTQYGQMTAGSFMYIGPQGIVHGTTITILNASRMLKTKSTKTKLFLSSGLGGMSGAQPKAAKIAGLISLTVEVNKKAIEKRLEQGWIDEMILDLDKLIKRIRHVQQERQIIAIGFLGNIIDVWEKLYNEEIFIDIASDQTSLHNPFQGGYYPNGISFAQANKMIKTDPSKFKKLVQKSLIKHVNIINKHVKRGTYFFDYGNAFLLEAKRAGANIINSKGNFIYPSYVQDIMGPLCFDYGFGPFRWICASNKITDLEKTDLIAEKVLEKLIKVAEKDIRVQMQDNIDWIKAAKKNRLVVGSKARILYANSDGRIAIALAFNKAIKNGEIGPIIIGRDHHGVSGTDSPYRETSNIYDGSQYTSDMAIHNVIGDSFRGASWVSIHNGGGVGWGEVINGGFGLLLDGSKQAEKNLKSMLHWDVNNGIARRSWARNEGAIKAIKTAMKKEKLLKITLPNIVAEDLIKKI from the coding sequence ATGAAAAAAAACATTTTTTTTAACACAATAAAAAGCGGTATTCCAAATAAACTACCCAAAAAACAAAAACTTAACAACAAGGTAAATCATGCACCTGCAAAACAGCACAATTTAAATTCGGCTGAGATAAAATTAGCATTACAAAATGCGCTAAGATATTTTCCTCAAACAAAACATCGAATACTAATCAAAGAATTTAAAAAAGAGTTAAATGATTTTGGAAAAATATATATGTATCGTTTTAAACCTAAATATAATATTATAGCTCGGGACATAAATAATTTTCCTCATAAATCAAAACAAGCTGCTGCAATTATGCTCATGATTTGTAATAATCTTGACAAAAAAATAGCTCAACACCCCGATGAACTAATTACATATGGTGGTAATGGTTCCGTTTTTCAAAACTGGGCTCAATATTTATTAACCATGCAATACCTATCTGAAATGACCGACGAACAAACATTAGTGTTGTATTCGGGGCATCCATTAGGCTTATTTCCCTCCCATCAAAATGCACCACGCGTTGTAGTAACAAATGGCATGATGATACCTAATTATTCGAATCCAAAAGATTATAATAAATATAATGCTTTAGGAGTTACGCAATATGGACAAATGACAGCAGGCTCCTTTATGTATATCGGACCTCAAGGCATTGTTCATGGTACCACAATTACTATTCTCAATGCTAGTCGTATGTTAAAAACTAAATCAACTAAAACAAAATTATTTCTTTCCTCTGGTTTAGGGGGTATGAGTGGAGCACAACCAAAAGCAGCTAAAATTGCAGGTTTAATAAGTCTAACTGTTGAAGTTAACAAGAAAGCTATTGAAAAAAGATTGGAACAAGGGTGGATTGATGAAATGATTCTTGACTTAGACAAATTAATTAAAAGAATCAGGCATGTTCAACAAGAAAGGCAAATTATTGCTATAGGATTTTTAGGTAACATTATAGATGTTTGGGAAAAACTATATAATGAGGAAATATTTATTGATATTGCTAGCGACCAAACCTCCTTACACAACCCTTTTCAGGGAGGATATTATCCTAATGGCATTTCTTTTGCTCAAGCTAATAAAATGATTAAAACAGATCCATCTAAATTTAAAAAACTTGTACAAAAGTCACTTATAAAACATGTGAATATCATCAATAAACATGTAAAAAGAGGCACATATTTCTTTGATTATGGAAATGCTTTTTTACTAGAAGCAAAACGGGCTGGTGCAAATATCATTAATTCTAAAGGCAACTTTATTTATCCATCCTATGTTCAAGATATTATGGGTCCATTGTGTTTTGATTACGGTTTTGGTCCATTCAGATGGATCTGCGCGTCTAACAAAATAACTGATTTAGAAAAAACAGATCTAATTGCAGAAAAAGTTTTAGAAAAATTAATAAAAGTCGCAGAAAAAGATATCCGTGTCCAAATGCAAGACAATATTGACTGGATAAAAGCTGCAAAAAAAAATCGACTAGTTGTTGGATCAAAAGCAAGAATTTTATACGCAAATAGTGATGGTCGAATTGCAATAGCCTTGGCATTTAATAAAGCTATAAAAAACGGCGAGATTGGACCAATTATCATAGGACGAGACCATCATGGTGTTTCAGGAACTGACTCACCATATAGAGAAACATCTAATATATATGATGGTTCTCAATATACATCTGATATGGCTATTCATAATGTAATTGGAGATAGTTTCAGAGGAGCATCATGGGTTTCTATTCATAATGGGGGTGGTGTTGGATGGGGAGAAGTAATTAATGGGGGTTTTGGCTTATTACTTGACGGAAGTAAACAAGCTGAAAAAAATTTAAAAAGCATGTTACATTGGGATGTAAATAACGGTATCGCAAGACGTTCCTGGGCCAGAAATGAAGGTGCAATTAAAGCAATTAAAACTGCTATGAAAAAAGAAAAACTCCTTAAAATTACACTGCCAAATATTGTAGCAGAAGACTTAATTAAAAAGATTTAA